From Pandoraea vervacti, the proteins below share one genomic window:
- a CDS encoding formate dehydrogenase subunit delta, protein MDGNNLLRMANRIADFFESLPDREEALGEVAAHLHKFWDPRMRTQILSLVGTPAADDMHALVREALERHRGRLTPAG, encoded by the coding sequence ATGGACGGTAACAATCTCTTGCGGATGGCGAATCGCATCGCGGACTTCTTCGAATCGTTGCCCGATCGTGAGGAAGCGCTCGGCGAGGTCGCCGCTCATCTTCACAAGTTCTGGGACCCGCGCATGCGCACCCAGATCCTCTCCCTCGTCGGCACGCCAGCGGCAGACGACATGCACGCCCTGGTGCGCGAAGCGCTCGAACGCCATCGCGGGAGGCTCACCCCGGCAGGCTGA
- a CDS encoding phytanoyl-CoA dioxygenase family protein: MALTASQLETFRNDGYLILPHYVAPTECEAILSDARAQLAAATLPLEFEADVGYEGAPQSRDAVGGQTVRRLLKAYDRGDALRRWATRPDLIESLAQIFGEDVVLTLAHHNCVMTKHPHFGTATGWHRDIRYWSFPENSLISVWLALGPETRANGALRFIPGSHREPLKPHQLDSLDFLRLDEPDNQPLVARGKQVELAQGDVVLFHSGLFHAAGRNEGDTTKFSVVFAYRGVSNPPKPGSRSASAGEVELGH; the protein is encoded by the coding sequence ATGGCGCTTACTGCATCGCAACTCGAAACCTTCCGTAACGACGGTTATCTGATCCTTCCGCACTATGTGGCGCCGACCGAGTGCGAGGCGATCCTGTCCGATGCGCGAGCGCAGTTGGCAGCGGCAACGCTGCCGCTGGAATTCGAAGCCGATGTCGGCTATGAGGGGGCGCCGCAGTCGCGTGACGCCGTCGGCGGTCAGACGGTGCGTCGTTTGCTCAAGGCCTATGACCGGGGCGATGCGCTGCGTCGGTGGGCCACACGCCCCGATCTGATCGAATCGCTCGCGCAGATCTTTGGGGAGGATGTCGTGCTTACGCTCGCGCACCACAATTGCGTGATGACCAAGCACCCGCACTTCGGCACGGCCACGGGCTGGCACCGGGACATCCGCTATTGGTCGTTCCCGGAAAACTCGCTGATTTCCGTGTGGCTGGCATTGGGGCCGGAGACGCGCGCCAACGGGGCGCTTCGCTTCATTCCCGGTTCGCATCGCGAACCGCTCAAGCCGCATCAACTGGATTCGCTCGACTTTCTGCGTCTGGACGAACCCGACAACCAGCCGCTCGTCGCGCGTGGCAAGCAAGTCGAGCTCGCGCAGGGCGACGTGGTGTTGTTTCACAGCGGACTGTTTCATGCCGCAGGGCGCAACGAAGGCGATACCACGAAGTTCTCGGTCGTCTTCGCGTACCGTGGCGTGAGTAATCCGCCAAAGCCGGGGTCCCGTTCGGCGTCGGCGGGCGAGGTCGAGCTCGGCCACTGA